Within Streptomyces sp. NBC_00704, the genomic segment GGGAGCGCTGGGGCCTGCCCACCGCTGGCCCCACCGCCATCGAGGAAGTCCCGGCGGAGGGGATGCAGCTGAGCTGAAGCAAACGCCCCCGCCTTGACTCGTCCCGCATCGCGCCCCTCTGAGGTACCCCCATGCCGCTGTCGCACCACCACATCCGCACCACCGTCGAGACCTACCTCGCTCGCCACCCTCACGAGCGACCACAGCTCGCCGGCCTCCTGGAAGCCCTCCACCGGCCCACCGACATCGCCAGCCGCTCCACCTTCTCCGGACACGTCACCTGCGGCGCCATCGTCGTCGACCCCCTCGGCCGCGTCCTGCACGTGCTGCACCTTGCGAGCGGGAAGGTACTCGCTCCAGGCGGACACGCCGAATCCGACGACCAGTCCCTGGCAGAGGCGACCCTGCGGGAGCTGCACGAGGAGACCGGGATCCCACCCCAGGCCGTGGCACCGTGGCCCGGCTACGAGGCCATGCCGTTCGACATCGACATCCACAACATCGACGCCCACCCAGGCAAAGGCGAACCCAGCCACCAGCACTTCGACTTCCGCTTCCTCTTCCGCCTACGCACCGCCACAGAGGTGCCCGTGGTGCTGCAGGAAGAAGAAGTCGGCGGCATCGAGTGGCGGTCCCTAGACAAGGTGGCCTCCCCCTCCCTGCGCGACAAGCTGCTCAAGCTCACGCCCGCCGTCGAACCGGAGACGGCCAACGCCTCCGCCCTGATCTACAACGACCGCGGTGAATACCTGCTCCACCTGCGCGACTACTTCCCCGGCCAGATCTGGGAGCCGGGCATGTGGTCGCTCCTCGGCGGCGGCCGAGAACCCCAGGACACCACCCTGGAACACACCGTGCGACGCGAACTCGACGAAGAAGCCGGACTGCACA encodes:
- a CDS encoding NUDIX hydrolase, with product MPLSHHHIRTTVETYLARHPHERPQLAGLLEALHRPTDIASRSTFSGHVTCGAIVVDPLGRVLHVLHLASGKVLAPGGHAESDDQSLAEATLRELHEETGIPPQAVAPWPGYEAMPFDIDIHNIDAHPGKGEPSHQHFDFRFLFRLRTATEVPVVLQEEEVGGIEWRSLDKVASPSLRDKLLKLTPAVEPETANASALIYNDRGEYLLHLRDYFPGQIWEPGMWSLLGGGREPQDTTLEHTVRRELDEEAGLHIPDLTPFGTEEAVDAAGATLPIAIYAGTWNGDPRELRLTEGVMLAWFTPDDLHRLRITPSTSDLVRRHAATSPAIASTLTSHVAHSSVAERRPASPSGTVPNVIGVHLYLERPDGTVLLGLRHPDSAFAPSTWHTLAGHCEQECAITCLIREAREEAGLLIEPQDVELVHVVHLVDRVGDQPRLGLFFRARAWRGEPQPCEPAKCTEWRFWDPTALPAALVPYTRGVIEAIRAGHLYSETGWA